A segment of the Cryptosporidium parvum Iowa II chromosome 5, whole genome shotgun sequence genome:
TTTAAAACTTGAAATGGGCTGTGCATTATACTTTATAAAAAGCAAACAAAATTTCAACCAAGTTGATAGTAATTGTAACAAAATAACACCTTTAAGCATACAACCAAATAATAACACAGAAGAATCCAAAGCTGATGATAGTAATCAAGATGATTCAGCAGAAATATCTGAATTAAAAGTTGAGAGCGATTCAGGAGATGATGCAGACGAAGAATCagattttgaatcaaatttattagaaaGGTTTGCCGAAGGGAAACATCAAAATTCTGCGCATGTAAGGTTTTCGGTCGGAGATGTAAGCGATATTATTCCTCCAATTAAAATAGAACACCGCGTAcaatttgatgaattacCACCTGAATTATTGCTTTCAAGACCATTTAATCCTTTGTCAATTGATGAAGCAAGTAACCAAACCTCTTCAGTAAATAGTCTTGAAAGCTTAAGCAAACTAGCAAGCAAAGTCTCTATCGATACTAGCTCGTCAGATAGTGAAAGCGAGAAGTCTGTTACAACTCTTTTAAGAGTCAATAATTCATGTGCAGACGAAAGTAATCATTTGAAAACCGAAATTAAATCGCCAAATCTTTTATGCACTCCCAAAAACTCAAGTAGAAGATCTTCCGTTGATGAGGGACCACCTCCTTTAGGATTTTCAGCTTCAACTTTGCCAACACCTGCGGAGTTACTTTCTCATAAAGTGGAATTTCCTGTAGCAatttcttcctcttcttctgAGGAAGTCTTAGATAATACGGGTTTTACAAATAAAGCAAATAGAGATAGTTCTGAAGCTGATAGCAATAAAAATACAAGCATCGAATCTAATATTGATTGGATGAAAAATCTTGACTCATCTCCTCAACAAAGCTTCAATAGGGAAAATGTGATTAAAGCTACAGATGCTCATgatcaatttaataataagcTACGTGAAAACTATAGAAGAAGATCAATTGACGGAGGTCCAACCCCAAGGGGATTTATACCAGATCATGTTCCTAGTGCTCGTGAGCTCCTTCAGAAGATTAGATTTGATCCGGTTGATTTAGAACTTGAGCACCTTTCTCACATGCGTGAAAGGGGGAGATTTATTTCTGATGCAGTACCTTATTTACCTGAGGAATTACAAAGACTGATAATGGTATCAAatcaaaattcaaataaaaagcACAGATTTACCATTGACACAAATGCAGgtttattttcaagaattgaCTACAAAAATTTACCAGAGTTGGATTTAAATAAGTCAATTCCCAAAAATCGAGATTTTGATGAAGAATCTCAAAGAATTCAACAAACTTCATTGGAAAGACTACCTAAAACCTCGGAAGAAGCTACCtcaacaaaaaataacatCAACTCAACGAATAATAAGCAGAAAAACAGCGCTCTTCCTCGTGGGAAAAAGTCAAAGCTTAAAAAAGTGGCAGACAAGTACGGGGAGcaagatgatgaagaacgaaaaataaaaatgatgtTATTTGGAAGTAAAGAGATGAAAAAAGCTAATGATGACCGTTCAAGCAATAAGACTAAAGACTctaatgaatttttaaataatcaaaatagGCAGCTTCATATTTCCCAGCAAGAGAAACGAAGAAAAGAACAGGAGAAGATGGAAAAAGTTTACAAAAATAGAATTGTAGATAATTCTACAGAGAATCGTGAATTCCAATACTTTAAAGACAGCCTCTTACCTACAAATAAAGATGAGGATTCAGAAATAATTGCAGTAATACCAACATTTGCGCCATTTACATGTATAAAGGATTTCAAGTACTGCGCTAGACTTACTCCTGGAGGAGTAATAAAAAGATCAAAAGCTGCCcaagatattattaatcacttttcaaatattagttataaagaaaaggacCAAAATCCTAATTCTTATGAATACATTAAGGCCTTGAAGATAGACGACCTAATAAAAAACCTGATGAATCCTGTTAAGGTTCAGTtttcaaatgaaaagaGCAAGTTACAGGTAGATGATAGGAATGATAGAAATTAGTCTTATTAAATTAGTATTTGTATGAAACCCCGTAAGGATTTTAAGAACCCTCGCAAATCTACTTActaaaaaattcattattttggTTTTACTAACTTGGcgcaaaaaaaaatcaaattgtCACTATCTTTAATTATGGCAAGAAACTCAGAAAAGGCAAATTTTATGCTCAATAGATGGCTTTCAgtaaaaaacaaaatctCAAAACCTTCTTTTGAGGGAAGAGGAAGGTATTCTAATGTGCAATTTACTAATACAATCAGGGAATGCGAGACAATGTAAGTtaatcattaaaatttaacaaaaataattcttttttagtAGGTTTGAGATTATGGAAGAAATATCGAATCTTGCCAAGAAACTAAGAGATTGTACAATGAgtgatgaaaatgaagttAGGCATTTAAATTCTGATATTAACTCACTTCTAAAGGAAAAGTATAAATGGGAGTGTAGGATTGTAGAGTTAGGTGGACCAAATTATAGAAGTAGGCATGGCCAGTATATTGAATCATTAGGAGGTATTTCTATGCCAAATTCATCTCTAAAGATTTTTGGAGTTGCTATTTCATTACCAGAATACAAAGAATTGCTCAATTATGACGATAAGACGGAGTTAAGTTCAAAAATAGTCTCCGAGCCTCCAAAGGTTACTATATGCGACGCCTACTACGAAGAGataaataagaaagaagaagatcGAATTAAAACGCTTGAAAGAGAAAAggaaattgaatttaagaaaaaaaaacgattccttgaaaaagaaatctcGGTTGAATACCTTCTGAAACTAATTGATGATAAAAAGAAGGAGATTGAgcaatttaattaattttcgTTATATTGCTTCACAAAAAGCTCCAACATCTTCAAAACATATTTTACTTAAGGCTCActttttattcattaagTATCGAAAATGCGTACTGTGGGGCCAAAATTCAACCATAAACTCATTAAATTAAACATTTGTATAGAAAtgtttaaattaattagtc
Coding sequences within it:
- a CDS encoding conserved eukaryotic protein, which codes for FFFSRFEIMEEISNLAKKLRDCTMSDENEVRHLNSDINSLLKEKYKWECRIVELGGPNYRSRHGQYIESLGGISMPNSSLKIFGVAISLPEYKELLNYDDKTELSSKIVSEPPKVTICDAYYEEINKKEEDRIKTLEREKEIEFKKKKRFLEKEISVEYLLKLIDDKKKEIEQFN